Proteins from one Malaya genurostris strain Urasoe2022 chromosome 2, Malgen_1.1, whole genome shotgun sequence genomic window:
- the LOC131428838 gene encoding microsomal glutathione S-transferase 1-like: MGNIFEDVDPTVFRSYVFWSSVLVLKMLAMSFLTARKRHANKAFANPEDAKSIRGGKINLADPDVERVRRAHLNDLENILPFFVIGFLYTLTGPSVWLATNLFRVVAIARIVHTLVYAVFVIPQPARGISWAVGYVITGYMTVQTLLKFM, translated from the exons ATGGGAAACATTTTCGAAGATGTCGATCCAACCGTGTTTCGTTCGTACGTGTTTTGGTCCTCGGTTTTGGTGTTGAAAATGCTGGCCATGTCTTTTTTAACTGCCCGAAAACGTCACGCGAATAAG GCTTTTGCCAACCCAGAAGATGCCAAATCAATCCGAGGCGGTAAAATCAATCTGGCGGATCCGGACGTAGAGCGAGTGCGGCGTGCTCACCTGAAtgatttggaaaacattttgccTTTCTTCGTCATCGGCTTCCTGTACACACTCACCGGTCCTTCGGTGTGGCTGGCCACCAACCTGTTCCGAGTAGTGGCCATCGCTCGCATTGTCCACACGCTGGTGTACGCCGTTTTCGTGATTCCTCAGCCGGCACGCGGTATCTCCTGGGCCGTCGGATATGTCATTACCGGTTATATGACCGTCCAGACTCTACTCAAATTTATGTGA